A window of the Gossypium hirsutum isolate 1008001.06 chromosome A05, Gossypium_hirsutum_v2.1, whole genome shotgun sequence genome harbors these coding sequences:
- the LOC107958316 gene encoding E3 ubiquitin-protein ligase RNF216, whose protein sequence is MEDQEVLPDNISVALVRGVRAEEDEEDFQSCCEDDEVWKDNEEVAKEEEKKELDEFSVKMFFKGISLAETGDSSFGFSGIGVVMERSANSPVIQVQKKLDFYVEESVADYLALMDGLTEAMQNKILRVYAFTDSTLLHDQITCEENLDNPLLMALRERIMEHSRNLEEFVLKLVPSTDLLRPLQLAQVAIGVVSSPAKGDKSLQYCSICFEDKPSLMMITMKCSHRFCSHCMRTHVDGKLQSSKVPIRCPQSQCKYYISTAECRSFLPLASYESLERAQAEANVLHSDGIYCPYPNCSVLLDPRECLSTRASSSSQLDNSCVECPVCQRFICVECGVPWHSSMSCEMYQNLPLEERDAADITLHRLAQNKRWRRCQQCRRMIELAQGCYHMTCWCGHEFCYSCGAEYRDSQQTCQCAFWEEDNSEGLATHSVQESEQWAWETFNSLPMLMDAYSDQERSQLALIQRFLAGGFSLSDHHPYQSPPRCTDSYVDAMKDLRQLPWLERFVSVISDNYYEDYIQ, encoded by the exons ATGGAGGATCAGGAAGTTTTACCGGATAATATCTCTGTAGCCTTAGTTAGGGGAGTTAGGGCCGAAGAAGATGAGGAAGACTTTCAGAGCTGTTGTGAAGATGATGAGGTATGGAAGGACAATGAAGAGGTGGCGaaagaggaagaaaagaaagagcttGATGAATTTTCAGTGAAGATGTTCTTCAAGGGCATCTCTTTAGCTGAAACTGGGGACTCTAGTTTTGGGTTTTCAGGAATTGGGGTGGTCATGGAGAGATCAGCCAATAGCCCTGTTATTCAAGTGCAGAAAAAGCTTGACTTTTATGTTGAGGAATCTGTGGCTGATTATTTAGCCTTAATGGATGGTTTGACAGAGGCTATGCAGAACAAAATTCTCCGAGTATATGCTTTTACTGATTCCACATTGCTACATGATCAG ATTACATGCGAGGAGAACCTTGATAATCCACTTTTGATGGCGTTAAGGGAAAGAATCATGGAACATTCCCGTAATTTGGAAGAGTTTGTCCTGAAACTTGTTCCAAGCACCGATCTTTTGAGGCCATTGCAGCTAGCCCAAGTAGCAATAGGAGTTGTTTCTTCTCCTGCCAAGGGAGATAAATCACTTCAATATTGTTCTATTTGCTTTGAAGACAAGCCATCATTGATGATGATCACCATGAAGTGTTCCCATAGATTCTGTTCCCATTGTATGAGAACTCATGTAGATGGTAAACTGCAGTCGTCCAAAGTTCCAATCAGGTGCCCTCAGTCACAATGCAAATATTACATCTCCACTGCTGAGTGTAGATCATTTCTTCCTCTTGCTTCCTATGAGTCTTTAGAAAGAGCACAAGCAGAAGCAAATGTTCTTCACTCAGATGGAATATACTGTCCTTATCCAAATTGTTCTGTCTTGCTTGATCCTCGTGAATGCTTATCAACTAGGGCAAGTTCATCTAGTCAATTAGACAATAGCTGTGTTGAGTGCCCTGTTTGTCAAAGGTTTATATGTGTGGAATGTGGAGTTCCATGGCATTCATCAATGAGTTGTGAAATGTATCAGAACCTCCCACTTGAGGAAAGAGATGCTGCAGACATCACCTTGCATCGCTTGGCACAAAACAAGAGGTGGAGACGATGCCAGCAGTGCCGTAGGATGATTGAACTTGCTCAAGGTTGCTATCACATGACATGCTG GTGTGGGCACGAGTTCTGTTATTCTTGTGGTGCCGAGTACAGGGACAGTCAGCAGACCTGTCAATGCGCCTTTTGGGAAGAAGACAACTCTGAAGGCTTGGCCACCCATTCTGTCCAAGAATCGGAACAATGGGCTTGGGAGACTTTCAATTCACTCCCTATGCTTATGGATGCATACTCAGACCAAGAAAGATCACAGCTGGCACTAATCCAAAGGTTCCTTGCTGGGGGTTTCAGTCTTAGTGATCATCATCCATATCAATCACCACCCCGCTGTACGGATTCATATGTGGATGCCATGAAGGACCTCCGTCAGCTTCCTTGGCTCGAGAGATTTGTCTCTGTAATAAGTGACAACTACTACGAAGACTATATCCAATGA
- the LOC107958318 gene encoding O-fucosyltransferase 23: MDLSSKSKLSRLIGCQLTSLTYICLALVTTVLFLRAVLLHSFSGYGVIEWNNLDLILSHSLLLNSRDEGIRRDKYLEVPQIVWGLNNQKIAFARACLTARMLNRTLLMPSLSASLFYKEIDRLQPISFDKVFQFDKFNSLCKGFVQLGRYSDLKNQTRIYDLQKGSGRKWTVERDMEHLKQSSRGHVDEHEMIRIVGKNPFLWHDHWPVEDYARVFECLVLVDEISKEADKVVSKIRQIVKKHRRKTEMIQSDFDANTENSSMATAPYIAVHMRVEIDWMIHCKKLEQRSGVKQICSSKQEIIERVGNIVSSESPTVVYLAVADSLLNDSSILSGWKKGLLPFEKKKLGVDGIYKKHPYLIQSAIDYEVCSRANIFVGNSFSTFSSLIVLERTQKMKRMGITRSCDIDVRWPSYAYNILGESNGPQKWMTNMSDSTLQAISYGSNAITC, encoded by the coding sequence ATGGATTTGTCCTCTAAAAGTAAGCTTTCGAGGTTAATCGGCTGCCAGTTGACTTCTCTAACTTACATATGCCTTGCACTGGTCACCACGGTTCTGTTTCTCAGAGCTGTGTTGCTCCATTCATTTTCTGGCTATGGTGTGATTGAATGGAACAACCTGGACTTGATTCTAAGCCACTCTTTGTTGTTAAACTCCCGTGATGAAGGGATTCGTAGGGACAAGTATTTGGAGGTTCCTCAAATTGTTTGGGGACTAAATAACCAGAAGATAGCATTTGCAAGAGCTTGTTTGACTGCTAGAATGCTGAACCGAACTCTTTTGATGCCCAGCTTAAGTGCTTCACTTTTCTATAAGGAAATTGACCGCTTGCAGCCTATTTCCTTCGATAAAGTCTTTCAATTCGATAAGTTCAATTCACTTTGTAAGGGGTTTGTGCAATTGGGTCGTTACTCGGATCTTAAGAATCAGACTAGAATATATGATCTCCAAAAGGGAAGTGGAAGAAAGTGGACAGTTGAGAGAGACATGGAGCACTTGAAGCAAAGCAGCAGGGGTCATGTTGATGAGCATGAAATGATTAGAATTGTAGGAAAGAATCCATTTCTTTGGCATGATCATTGGCCTGTCGAGGACTATGCAAGGGTCTTTGAGTGCTTAGTTTTGGTTGATGAGATATCGAAGGAAGCAGACAAAGTTGTGTCCAAGATTAGGCAGATAGTAAAAAAGCATAGGAGAAAAACCGAGATGATACAAAGCGATTTCGATGCCAACACAGAGAATTCTTCAATGGCAACGGCCCCTTACATTGCAGTTCATATGAGGGTAGAAATAGACTGGATGATTCACTGTAAGAAGTTAGAGCAACGATCAGGCGTAAAGCAAATTTGTAGTAGCAAACAAGAAATCATAGAAAGAGTGGGGAACATTGTCAGCTCAGAATCTCCCACTGTTGTGTATCTTGCTGTTGCCGATAGTCTCCTCAATGATTCTTCAATATTGAGTGGCTGGAAGAAAGGGTTGCTTCCTTTTGAGAAGAAGAAATTAGGGGTTGATGGGATTTACAAGAAGCATCCATATCTAATTCAGTCGGCAATCGACTATGAGGTGTGCTCGAGGGCCAATATTTTTGTTGGCAACAGTTTTTCCACATTTTCTAGCCTCATAGTTCTTGAGAGAACACAAAAGATGAAGAGAATGGGCATCACAAGGTCATGCGATATCGATGTTAGGTGGCCGTCTTATGCATACAACATATTAGGGGAATCAAATGGTCCTCAGAAATGGATGACTAACATGTCTGATTCAACTCTCCAAGCAATTAGTTATGGTTCTAATGCAATCACATGTTGA